From the Streptomyces syringium genome, one window contains:
- a CDS encoding glycosyltransferase family 4 protein → MRIGIVCPYSWDVPGGVQFHIRDLAEHLIRLGHEVSVLAPADDETPLPPFVVSAGRAVPVPYNGSVARLNFGFLSAARVRRWLHDGDFDVIHIHEPTSPSLGLLACWAAQGPIVATFHTSNPRSRAMIAAYPILQPALEKISARIAVSEYARRTLVEHLGGDAVVIPNGVDVDFFARAEPKPEWQGRTIGFIGRIDEPRKGLPVLMRALPKILAECPDTRLLVAGRGDEEEAVASLPARMRERVEFLGMVSDEDKARLLRSVDVYVAPNTGGESFGIILVEAMSAGAPVLASDLDAFAQVLDQGSAGELFANEDADALAAAALRLLADPAHRTGLSERGSKHVLRFDWSRVGADILAVYETVTAGAASVAADERVSLRARFGLARD, encoded by the coding sequence TTGAGGATCGGGATCGTCTGCCCGTACTCGTGGGACGTGCCCGGCGGGGTCCAGTTCCACATCCGGGACCTCGCCGAGCACCTCATCCGGCTGGGCCACGAGGTGTCGGTGCTGGCCCCGGCGGACGACGAGACGCCGCTGCCGCCGTTCGTCGTCTCGGCGGGCCGTGCCGTGCCCGTGCCGTACAACGGCTCGGTGGCGCGGCTCAACTTCGGTTTCCTCTCCGCCGCGCGGGTGCGCCGCTGGCTCCACGACGGCGACTTCGACGTCATCCACATCCACGAGCCGACCTCGCCGTCGCTGGGCCTGCTGGCCTGCTGGGCCGCGCAGGGGCCGATCGTGGCGACCTTCCACACCTCCAACCCCCGCTCCCGCGCGATGATCGCCGCGTATCCGATCCTGCAGCCCGCGCTGGAGAAGATCAGCGCGCGGATCGCGGTGAGCGAGTACGCGCGCCGGACGCTCGTCGAGCACCTCGGCGGTGACGCGGTGGTCATCCCCAACGGCGTCGACGTGGACTTCTTCGCCCGCGCCGAGCCCAAGCCGGAGTGGCAGGGCCGGACGATCGGCTTCATCGGCCGTATCGACGAGCCCCGCAAGGGCCTGCCCGTCCTGATGCGCGCCCTGCCGAAGATCCTCGCGGAGTGCCCGGACACGAGGCTGCTGGTTGCCGGGCGCGGTGACGAGGAGGAGGCCGTCGCGAGCCTGCCGGCCCGGATGCGCGAACGCGTGGAGTTCCTCGGCATGGTCAGCGACGAGGACAAGGCGCGGCTGCTGCGCAGCGTCGATGTGTACGTGGCGCCCAACACCGGCGGCGAGTCCTTCGGCATCATCCTGGTCGAGGCGATGTCGGCGGGCGCGCCCGTCCTCGCCAGCGATCTGGACGCCTTCGCCCAGGTCCTGGACCAGGGCTCGGCGGGCGAGCTGTTCGCCAACGAGGACGCCGACGCGCTCGCCGCGGCGGCCCTGCGCCTCCTCGCCGACCCCGCGCACCGCACCGGACTGAGCGAACGGGGCAGCAAGCACGTGCTCCGCTTCGACTGGTCCCGGGTCGGGGCGGACATCCTGGCCGTCTACGAGACGGTCACCGCGGGCGCGGCCTCGGTGGCCGCCGACGAACGCGTCAGCCTCCGCGCCCGCTTCGGCCTCGCCAGGGATTAG